The following proteins are encoded in a genomic region of Helicobacter macacae MIT 99-5501:
- a CDS encoding bifunctional 3,4-dihydroxy-2-butanone 4-phosphate synthase/GTP cyclohydrolase II translates to MEYLTRVEKAIEAIKNGEMVIVMDDEDRENEGDLVMAGIFSTPQKINFMASKARGLICVCVPKEIALQLDLPPMVAKNDSNHETAFTVSIDAREAKTGISAYERDLTINLMCAPNAKPSDFVRPGHIFPLIAKDGGVLVRTGHTEAGVDLCKMAGVKPIAVICEIMKEDGTMAARGDRFLSDFSKEHNIKILYVSDLIAYRLQNENLLSITSRENSEFLSSVCEKITLKDHLDREHYAFKFGSPDTPLVRLHTIRTDFELLQNAKRFDFLLKCVKKLQKEGGYLVFVNDASTRTDLVKNFGIGAQILKKLDIREFKLISNNKREFAALGGFDLKILETLTA, encoded by the coding sequence GTGGAATATTTAACCCGCGTAGAAAAAGCAATAGAAGCAATAAAAAATGGCGAAATGGTAATCGTAATGGACGATGAGGATAGGGAAAATGAGGGGGATTTAGTGATGGCGGGAATTTTTAGCACGCCTCAAAAGATAAATTTTATGGCGAGCAAAGCGCGAGGGCTTATCTGTGTATGCGTCCCAAAAGAGATTGCCTTGCAGCTAGATTTGCCTCCTATGGTGGCAAAAAACGATAGCAACCACGAGACAGCTTTTACGGTTTCTATTGATGCTAGGGAGGCTAAGACAGGGATTTCTGCTTATGAGAGGGATTTGACTATCAATCTTATGTGTGCGCCAAATGCAAAACCTAGCGATTTTGTCCGTCCGGGACATATTTTTCCGCTTATCGCAAAAGACGGAGGTGTGCTGGTTCGCACAGGGCATACCGAAGCGGGAGTGGATTTGTGCAAAATGGCAGGGGTAAAGCCCATAGCCGTGATTTGTGAGATAATGAAAGAAGATGGCACTATGGCAGCAAGAGGGGATAGATTTTTGAGTGATTTTAGCAAAGAGCATAATATAAAGATTCTCTATGTGTCAGATTTGATAGCTTATCGCCTCCAAAATGAAAATCTGCTTAGTATCACTTCGCGTGAAAATAGTGAGTTTCTCTCAAGTGTGTGTGAAAAAATCACGCTAAAAGACCATTTGGATAGAGAGCATTATGCGTTTAAGTTTGGCTCGCCAGATACGCCTCTTGTGCGATTACACACGATACGAACCGATTTTGAGCTACTTCAAAACGCAAAGCGATTTGACTTTTTGCTAAAGTGCGTTAAAAAACTACAAAAAGAGGGCGGCTATCTTGTGTTTGTCAATGACGCTTCGACAAGAACGGATTTGGTAAAAAACTTTGGAATCGGAGCGCAGATTCTAAAAAAACTTGACATACGAGAATTTAAGCTAATCAGCAACAACAAACGCGAGTTTGCAGCACTTGGCGGATTTGACTTAAAGATTTTAGAAACACTTACAGCGTGA
- a CDS encoding SAM-dependent methyltransferase, protein MRDFSADFAKGFASDFGVDFADDFGVSFGLYMNEWLYGVNGYYSRATKGDEKIGKEGDFYTAVSVSRFFGGAIARHIIDLLECGKLELPLGVVEFGAHSGRLLSDIIDFLDILSVGVLEQTRFFSIEPLELLRKMQAQNPRITPLEDLSELKLANEKSIFMLSNELFDAFACEVVRENRFCFIKDFDRIVWRSDEEIERQIQNLQSQIEQSSAQSKKTIFCKNHLQKMLSQKKLDKVKNGEISLGLEPFIRSVCDFIKSQDNLKSWRFLSFDYGGEVARYEVTLRGYKAHRVLSFEEICTDLHGLFGKCDLTYEVDFSRIIALFGSFGVRLQAKSRLNAALVEFGIDKLLEEFFLFCQNSQNQNLQNKDLQNQASQNQILQSEISQNPKMQIYQQEVLRVRELLSPNGMGERFFCVEFGS, encoded by the coding sequence ATGAGGGATTTTAGCGCGGATTTTGCAAAGGGCTTTGCAAGCGATTTTGGAGTGGATTTTGCAGATGATTTTGGGGTGAGCTTTGGGCTGTATATGAATGAGTGGCTTTATGGGGTAAATGGCTACTATTCACGCGCGACAAAAGGAGATGAAAAAATTGGCAAAGAGGGGGATTTCTACACAGCTGTGAGTGTGTCGCGATTTTTTGGTGGTGCTATCGCAAGACATATCATTGACTTGCTTGAGTGTGGCAAGCTAGAGTTGCCACTTGGTGTTGTGGAGTTTGGTGCGCATAGTGGTAGGCTTCTTAGCGATATTATTGATTTTTTGGATATTTTGAGTGTGGGAGTATTAGAGCAAACAAGGTTTTTTAGTATAGAGCCACTAGAGCTTTTGCGCAAAATGCAAGCGCAAAATCCGCGCATAACGCCACTAGAAGATTTAAGCGAGCTAAAGCTAGCTAATGAAAAAAGTATTTTTATGCTAAGTAATGAGCTTTTTGATGCGTTTGCTTGCGAGGTGGTGAGGGAAAATCGCTTTTGCTTTATCAAGGATTTTGATAGGATTGTGTGGCGTAGCGATGAGGAAATAGAGCGACAAATCCAAAATCTACAATCACAGATAGAGCAATCAAGCGCACAAAGTAAAAAAACTATATTTTGCAAAAATCATCTACAAAAAATGCTTTCTCAAAAAAAGCTAGATAAAGTCAAAAACGGCGAGATTTCGCTTGGACTAGAACCTTTTATAAGAAGTGTTTGTGATTTTATCAAATCCCAAGATAATCTCAAATCGTGGAGGTTTTTGAGCTTTGATTATGGTGGCGAAGTGGCAAGATATGAGGTAACTTTGCGTGGATATAAGGCACATAGAGTGCTTAGCTTTGAAGAGATTTGCACAGATTTGCACGGGCTTTTTGGCAAGTGTGATTTGACTTATGAAGTGGATTTTTCGCGCATTATTGCGCTTTTTGGCTCATTTGGTGTGAGATTACAAGCTAAATCGCGTCTAAATGCTGCGCTTGTGGAGTTTGGTATAGATAAGCTACTAGAGGAGTTTTTTCTTTTTTGCCAAAATTCGCAAAATCAAAATCTACAAAATAAAGATTTGCAAAATCAAGCCTCACAAAACCAAATTTTACAAAGTGAAATCTCACAAAATCCCAAAATGCAAATCTATCAGCAAGAAGTGCTAAGAGTGCGTGAGCTACTTAGCCCAAATGGAATGGGTGAGAGATTTTTCTGTGTAGAATTTGGTAGTTGA
- the yejB gene encoding microcin C ABC transporter permease YejB has product MFSYLCKRLFLIVPTLLGIIAINFFIIQLAPGGPVEYMTNKLEMSAKGEASAGIKISEYKASKGLPNELIEELKKQYGFDKGIMERFWLMIKNYATFELGNSYYRKISVWDLVVEKLPVSVSLGLFSTILIYLISIPLGIYKARKNGSLLDSLSSLAIVIGNAIPAFLFGILLIVLFAVQWDFFPLRGLVSEDFKELSTIGKIKDYLWHITLPVLCLSIGGFAWLTLLSKNSFLEELHKQYVLSAYAKGASQNRVLYGHIFRNAMLIVIASFPAAFMGIFFSGSLMIEIIFSLDGLGLLGYESILSRDYPVVFGTLYIFTLLSLVVGIISDIVYTLIDPRIHFDRF; this is encoded by the coding sequence ATGTTTTCCTATCTTTGCAAGCGATTATTTCTCATTGTTCCCACACTTTTAGGCATTATTGCGATAAATTTTTTTATCATTCAGCTAGCACCGGGCGGTCCTGTGGAATATATGACAAATAAACTTGAAATGAGTGCAAAAGGCGAAGCAAGCGCGGGAATAAAAATAAGCGAATACAAAGCAAGCAAAGGCTTGCCAAACGAACTCATAGAGGAGCTAAAAAAGCAATATGGCTTTGATAAAGGCATAATGGAGCGATTTTGGCTAATGATAAAAAATTACGCGACATTTGAGCTAGGAAATAGCTACTATCGCAAAATCAGCGTATGGGATTTGGTGGTAGAAAAGTTGCCTGTGTCAGTATCTCTAGGGCTTTTTAGCACGATTTTGATTTATCTCATTTCTATCCCGCTAGGGATTTACAAAGCCCGCAAAAACGGCTCATTGCTAGATTCTCTTAGCTCGCTTGCTATTGTTATAGGCAATGCTATTCCTGCGTTTTTGTTTGGGATTTTGCTTATTGTGCTTTTTGCGGTGCAATGGGATTTTTTCCCGCTTCGTGGGCTTGTGAGTGAGGATTTTAAAGAGCTAAGCACAATAGGCAAGATTAAAGACTATTTGTGGCATATCACACTTCCTGTGCTGTGCCTTTCTATCGGTGGTTTTGCGTGGCTTACACTACTTAGCAAAAACTCGTTTTTAGAGGAGTTGCACAAACAATATGTGCTAAGTGCCTATGCAAAAGGGGCAAGTCAAAATCGCGTGCTATATGGACATATTTTTCGCAATGCTATGCTAATTGTGATTGCTTCTTTTCCTGCGGCTTTTATGGGAATCTTTTTTAGCGGTAGTTTGATGATTGAGATTATTTTTAGCCTTGATGGATTGGGGCTTTTGGGGTATGAGAGTATATTGAGTAGGGATTATCCTGTGGTATTTGGCACGCTATATATTTTCACGCTTCTTAGTCTTGTGGTGGGGATTATTAGCGACATCGTTTATACACTCATCGACCCTAGAATTCATTTTGATAGATTTTGA